A portion of the Pedobacter cryoconitis genome contains these proteins:
- a CDS encoding DUF4292 domain-containing protein: protein MRKSTLQNSLLVLLLLSTVLACKTKKTIVKTPDVAVVPEVNRKKAENLVLLKRKDIPFNTLSMKGKVSLDMNGNVNNVNITIRIQKDQKIWASITAIAGIEVARALITPDSVLLRNNLQSLAVKKPFSYLNSFTNKQVTFKMLQSILTGNTIAEFTNDQAELNSNAGVFTASGTQGELAFRVLFNTLLKTGELNMNEVRAAKALKVVYSDYQQVTDALFPSVIKINSVSGTKKTNLAFDFSKIERNVQLDYPFTLPKRFEIIN from the coding sequence ATGAGAAAAAGTACCTTACAAAATAGTCTGCTGGTCCTTTTGCTGTTAAGCACTGTACTGGCCTGCAAGACCAAAAAAACTATTGTTAAAACTCCGGATGTTGCTGTGGTGCCTGAAGTTAACCGCAAGAAAGCAGAGAACCTGGTGCTGTTGAAAAGAAAAGATATTCCTTTCAATACGCTTTCCATGAAAGGAAAAGTAAGTTTGGATATGAATGGGAATGTCAACAATGTAAACATTACCATCAGAATTCAGAAAGATCAGAAAATCTGGGCCAGTATAACTGCCATTGCAGGAATTGAAGTCGCAAGGGCTTTGATTACACCGGATAGCGTTCTTTTACGGAACAATTTACAGTCGCTTGCCGTTAAAAAGCCTTTCAGCTATTTGAATAGTTTTACCAACAAACAGGTTACTTTCAAGATGCTGCAGTCTATTCTTACCGGAAACACGATTGCTGAGTTTACCAACGATCAGGCCGAACTGAATTCAAATGCGGGCGTGTTTACTGCTAGTGGGACGCAAGGGGAACTGGCCTTCAGGGTTTTGTTTAATACGCTGCTGAAAACCGGTGAGCTGAATATGAATGAGGTAAGGGCAGCGAAAGCACTAAAGGTTGTTTATTCAGATTATCAGCAGGTAACAGACGCTTTGTTTCCTTCGGTGATTAAAATTAATTCTGTGTCAGGGACTAAGAAAACTAATCTGGCATTTGACTTTTCAAAAATAGAACGCAATGTTCAACTGGATTATCCGTTCACTCTTCCTAAAAGGTTTGAGATAATAAACTAA